One genomic segment of Prochlorococcus marinus str. MIT 0919 includes these proteins:
- a CDS encoding class I SAM-dependent methyltransferase → MARVEAKHWWFIHRLKLIRALIGKEFKKKERKLSLFDAGCGTGGMLVKLKGTGLISTACGCEPEEWAYNYCKEQGLNINNCAIEELNIQDKSFDIVLSMDVLYHRNVDPKLAIKIISNLLKLDGILILNVAAIPSLRRAHDERDWGARRFVKSDLEELLLETDLEIVSINYWNTLLSPVIWLQSRWYEVSKKFKKKIIVNKSSLEMPSKLINKLMIKILEIENLLSRFIPFLIGSSILLVARKTRVRSQR, encoded by the coding sequence ATGGCCAGGGTCGAGGCAAAACATTGGTGGTTTATTCACAGACTAAAACTTATCAGGGCTTTAATAGGAAAAGAGTTTAAAAAAAAAGAAAGGAAACTAAGCTTATTTGATGCTGGATGCGGTACAGGCGGGATGCTGGTGAAACTAAAAGGAACAGGTTTGATAAGCACAGCATGTGGCTGCGAACCTGAAGAATGGGCTTACAATTACTGTAAAGAACAAGGGTTAAATATAAATAATTGCGCTATAGAAGAATTAAATATACAAGATAAAAGTTTTGACATAGTACTGTCTATGGATGTTTTATATCATAGAAATGTTGATCCCAAACTAGCTATAAAAATCATTTCAAATTTACTAAAGTTGGATGGAATACTGATTTTGAATGTGGCTGCTATCCCTAGTCTTAGAAGGGCTCATGATGAGAGGGACTGGGGAGCTAGGAGGTTCGTAAAATCTGATTTAGAGGAATTACTTCTAGAAACTGATTTAGAGATAGTTAGCATAAATTATTGGAACACATTATTATCTCCAGTAATATGGCTTCAAAGTAGATGGTATGAAGTTTCAAAGAAATTCAAGAAAAAAATAATAGTTAATAAATCATCTCTAGAAATGCCGTCTAAATTAATTAATAAATTAATGATAAAAATACTTGAGATAGAGAATCTTCTTTCAAGATTCATCCCATTCCTAATTGGAAGTTCAATTCTTCTAGTAGCCAGAAAAACTAGGGTAAGAAGTCAGCGTTAG